The DNA segment TAACTCAAGATACGTAAAGCTATGCTTTGCTACTAATTCTTGTAGTGCTCCACCACCTTCAACACGAGGTGTTCTAGATAGTGGAACTGTATCATTAAGGTCTAACTGTTCAGTACGAGCTAAATGGAACACATACTCCATGATGAGTACCTTAATCAAACTTGCACTAGAATGTACCGTATCCTCCCCTTTAGAAGCGATAATAATCGGTTCCTCTTCATCGTCAAATTGAAGTACTACATAGGATATATTTCCTTTTGGTGCTAATTCTTTAATAACTGTATCGAGTTGATGCTCCAAGGACTTGCCAACAAGTAACTTTTCCATACTATTCTCCCATTATATGTGCCAGCATGCGATGCGGCGATCTGCCCAATCACGAAGAGGTGGACGTTCTGCAAAGCAACGACCCTCTGCTTCTGGACATCGACCACTAAACAAACAACCTTTCGGTGGGTCTAGTGGATTTGGTGGGTCCCCTTTAAGAGGTGCTCCAATTGGAGCATGTGGTATAACAGGACCATTTAAGGCCGTCAAAGCACGAGTGTAAGGATGTTGTGGAAATTCGTATAAATCCAGTGCTGGACCTTCTTCCATAACAGCACCTAAGTACATAACCACCATGCGATGACTGATGTAGCGCACCATGTTTAAATCATGAGAAATAAAGAGGTACGAAATACCATGTTGTTCTTGTAATCGTTCAAGCAATGTCATAATTTGCACTTGAATCGATACATCTAGTGCTGAAATCGGTTCATCACAGATGATGCACTGCGGCTGCATAATAAGAGCCCGTGCAATACCGATACGTTGACGTTGACCACCAGATAATTCATGAGCATAACGCTCACCAAAAGACATGTTCAAACCAACTTGATCAAGCACTTCTTTTACACGAATAACGCGATCACGAGGTGTATACTTTGGATCCAGCTCCAAAGGTTCTTCTAAAATCGCATTAACCGTAAGACGTGGATTAAGTGATGCATAAGGATTTTGGAATACCATTTGCATCACAGGATGAACGGCTTTACGATCCACATAAGGATCAATCTGACGACCATTCATATAAATAGAACCTGATGTAGCTTGATGCAAGCCCATCAACGTGTAGCCAAATGTGGATT comes from the Veillonella dispar genome and includes:
- a CDS encoding ABC transporter ATP-binding protein, with amino-acid sequence MSYVWETDNLVKEFTLSGGLFKPKHTVHAVQGVSLYQSPGETLGIVGESGCGKSTFGYTLMGLHQATSGSIYMNGRQIDPYVDRKAVHPVMQMVFQNPYASLNPRLTVNAILEEPLELDPKYTPRDRVIRVKEVLDQVGLNMSFGERYAHELSGGQRQRIGIARALIMQPQCIICDEPISALDVSIQVQIMTLLERLQEQHGISYLFISHDLNMVRYISHRMVVMYLGAVMEEGPALDLYEFPQHPYTRALTALNGPVIPHAPIGAPLKGDPPNPLDPPKGCLFSGRCPEAEGRCFAERPPLRDWADRRIACWHI